One genomic region from Pararge aegeria chromosome 14, ilParAegt1.1, whole genome shotgun sequence encodes:
- the LOC120629544 gene encoding extensin-like yields MTYRSHMAVSTQLVFLTGLLCSAVQGQYYASPYPSAYSPYSQPCGCVSPPIALSAPASPIYISLPTPQPICVSPPPLPPLLIEVPLPPPMTIAPPPSPPMCITPPPLPPITVTPPPSPPMCVTPPPLPPMCITPPAPPLMYVNPPTPPPILIELPCPAPIMIELPPIMVQPPPLPPMMIQPPPLPPLPVQPPAPAPMTIQPPQPPPMYIQPPAPCPVTIQPPCPESIYVQPPPPAPLTVQPPPLPPICVQPPPPPPLCIQPPPPEPFCLQPPPPPPICFSPSCASAPTCGCGMPPTALVAPIYL; encoded by the coding sequence tcgGCGGTACAAGGCCAGTATTATGCCTCGCCATACCCGTCTGCGTACTCACCGTACTCGCAACCGTGCGGCTGTGTATCGCCACCTATAGCTCTATCAGCACCCGCGAGCCCGATATACATATCCCTTCCCACCCCCCAGCCGATATGCGTTTCTCCACCACCTTTACCACCGTTGTTAATAGAGGTGCCTCTACCACCACCGATGACAATTGCACCTCCGCCTTCACCACCAATGTGCATAACACCTCCGCCTTTACCTCCGATAACGGTAACGCCGCCACCTTCACCCCCGATGTGCGTCACTCCACCTCCTTTACCCCCGATGTGCATAACCCCGCCAGCTCCTCCACTAATGTACGTAAATCCTCCGACTCCCCCACCGATTCTCATCGAACTGCCATGTCCAGCTCCTATAATGATTGAGCTGCCGCCTATCATGGTACAACCTCCCCCGTTACCGCCCATGATGATTCAACCACCTCCGCTTCCTCCGCTACCTGTACAGCCGCCTGCACCAGCTCCAATGACGATCCAACCGCCTCAGCCACCACCGATGTACATCCAGCCGCCTGCTCCTTGCCCTGTCACGATCCAGCCTCCTTGCCCAGAGTCTATTTATGTACAGCCACCTCCTCCTGCACCTTTGACTGTCCAACCTCCGCCATTACCTCCGATTTGTGTCCAACCTCCTCCCCCACCTCCTCTATGCATCCAGCCACCGCCTCCAGAGCCCTTCTGTCTTCAGCCACCACCACCGCCGCCAATCTGCTTTTCTCCATCTTGTGCTTCTGCCCCGACATGTGGATGCGGCATGCCTCCAACGGCGTTGGTGGCcccaatttatttatag